The sequence TAACTGTAACCATAGTTTGGCAATTATCCATAAAATAATAGCTGTCACTCCCATTGCCATCAGCACTTGGGTACGTGTCAGGTATGGGATTTCTGGCTCGTGCTTTTGCTGTTGCGTCATTCAATTTTGGATTTTGAATTGTATATTTTAGATTGACTTTATGTCTAAGCGCTGCTTCACAAATTACATTTAACATCTAAATTAACGACTGTAAAGAAAATATTGTAGAACTTAAAGCAGATGGATTGATACCTGCTTTACGAGCTGCTAATATCCCTATGGCTTCCAAGTAGGAGTTAGCTGATATTGTTTTCATCCCCAAGGCATGAGGAAAAACCTGCATCTGAGTTTGATTTTCCTCTACAGTAATTATTTGAGTGTTTCTTCGACTCAAACTTAGTAAAGCACTGCTACCACAAGCATTAGCAGGTACTACCACTGCGTCAACTTGATTTACCCATATATCGTTATTCCTAGAAAAACCTTCGCATTCCCTGTTAACAAATTGGGGTGCGCGACTTAACCCCACAAGTACGCTTGGTAAAAAAGTATAGCCTATTTCCTCCGCAGCAGAACGCGGTGATAAATTTGCGTCTAAAGGTGGTGGAGAAAATATTGGAGAATGAGCGCAGGGAATCTGAAATTCTCGCACTATCAAATGACTAATTACTGCTTCGGCACCGGCGATTGGATCTACTCCTTTCCCTTCACGGTAGTTTTGCTCCGCTTCTCGATCAATGTAATCGGGAAAACGGGCAACAACTGCGATCGCGTTAGCATCTGCTTTATTTATCAACACTTCCGCTGCTCTTAGTAAGCTATCGGGATTGCCTATAGTTCCCCAACTTGCACCGGATTCAGCAGAGCGTAATTCTACATTTAAGGGAGCGTCGGTAACTACATAATCAGTTAAATTTAATCCTAGCGTTGCTCTACCTGCATCTGTGGCTTGAATATTTCTCAAACGTAAATCCGGCTCAATTCCTTGGTCAAAAATCAAACCAATTTTATTTTGATGTACTGGCTGTAAACCCCAATATCCCTGACAAAACTGGTCAATACCATAACCTTCAACATACAAAGCATTAGGTAGATTCCAGTACAACATTGCACCATTGAGGACATTAGGATGAGTTATCAAAACATCGCAAACCTCAGCCATAGCTTTAGCGACGGGTAAAGCATCACCAGCGTAACCCCCGATGGCTGCTCCAACACCAGTTGGAATAATTAAAATAGCAGTATATGGACGCATTTATTCAGTTACGAATTTTCAACGAACAATCTTCACCCTTAGGGTGTGGATCGTCAATTATCAATATTTGAGCATAAATAATATGGGAACAATAGCAGAATTTTTGCAAGTTAGTCCATCTTTAGTATAAGTATTAACAAAGCATCCCGATTTTACAGATTTTTATTTGGGAGACGAGTATTGGAATGACTTGAGCGATAGACAATTAAAGAAACTTAAAATTATTTCAAATAAGATCTATTTGATAATCACAAAAGGTGCAGACAAAACATTAAACAGAATCTGACTATATTTATTATGATGCGCTAGTTGATTCTTATAAAGATGCTGCAACACATGGTAACGCTATGTTGCTATGGTTAAATTGAATGATTTAACTAAACTCCCTGAGATAAAATTCCTAATATATTCGCAATTTCTTTAATATAGTAATTGTTCAAATCAATAAATAAATTGCTAGCTTCTAGCTTGAGAAACTTCCAAATATCACCTGTGGTTACTGCTCCATAGATAGTTTGAATATCATTATCTCGCTGCTGGTTAAATATTTGTGCAGCTAACATTGCACCAGCACACTGCCCCAATCCATTTTTTATATTTTCGTTTTTAGCTTCAATGATAATTATAGCGGGTGCATTAATTAATAGTTGTTCCTTAGAGCGACTAATTATAAAATCACAATAACCATTTAAGCCTTTTTCGACATCAACATCGAAATTACTCCCCGAGAATAAACTTATCTGATAATTAGCTCTACGCCTAATTTCTAATAAAATGGGCAAAATAATCATTTCCGAACGTGCTTTTTCTGTATTAATAGCTAAAGCGAGTTCAGCAGTCTCTTTCAAATCATCTTTTAGTTTATCACTAGCTTCCAAAGGTTCAATATTAGCAAATAAATCAGCTTCTTCTTCTATATAAATATCAAAGCTATTTTTAAACCTAGTAAGGGTTAAATCGCTGTAAGCCATTGTTT comes from Rivularia sp. PCC 7116 and encodes:
- a CDS encoding DUF3326 domain-containing protein, which translates into the protein MRPYTAILIIPTGVGAAIGGYAGDALPVAKAMAEVCDVLITHPNVLNGAMLYWNLPNALYVEGYGIDQFCQGYWGLQPVHQNKIGLIFDQGIEPDLRLRNIQATDAGRATLGLNLTDYVVTDAPLNVELRSAESGASWGTIGNPDSLLRAAEVLINKADANAIAVVARFPDYIDREAEQNYREGKGVDPIAGAEAVISHLIVREFQIPCAHSPIFSPPPLDANLSPRSAAEEIGYTFLPSVLVGLSRAPQFVNRECEGFSRNNDIWVNQVDAVVVPANACGSSALLSLSRRNTQIITVEENQTQMQVFPHALGMKTISANSYLEAIGILAARKAGINPSALSSTIFSLQSLI